The Deltaproteobacteria bacterium genome includes the window GCGGGGGACACCGTTGCTTTTACAAGCCTGCTCGCCGGGATCCCCACATGGTCGGTGGCCGATACATCGATAGGGTCCATCGATCCTGTCACCGGGGTCTTCACGGCGCTGGCGGAAGGGCGGACGCGGGTCAGCCTGGGCATTGACGGGAGTCCCGCCGATACCAGCGGGGTAATCACCGTCATAAATTCGGCCTCATCCGGAGGAGGCGGAGGATGCTTCATCGCCACGGCGGCCTTCGGATCCTACGAGGCCCCCGCCGTGAGGGTGCTCAGGGATTTCAGGGATGCCGACCTTTTGACCAACGGTCCCGGAAAATGGTTCGTCGCCATGTTATTACCGCTACTCACCCCCCGCCGCGCAATGGCTGGATGATCATCCATGGCTAAAACCGGTCGCCCGCGTCCTCCTGCTTCCCCTCATCGGCTTCGCGTGGGTATCCCTGAGGGTCGGACCCGCCTGGGCCGCCCTGCTGCTGGCCCTTTTACTCATGTCCATGGTTGTCCTGACCTGGAAATTCCGTTATGACGTAAAAAGATAATCCAACACAGTGCAGCCGCTCGAAGGCTGCTCCACAGGGTTTCAGGTGAGGGTTTCGCGGGAGAGATCTAACCCATGGTTCTGGTATTAAACTTCACGATTCTATCCGTGTACCCTGTCTATTAACCCTGTGTACTCCGTGTTAAATTAGCTTTTCGGTAAGTTCCTTAACCCTTGACCACGCACAGCGGCCGCATCCTGGCCACCTTCGAGGCGATCCCGGCCCTGTGAACTACCTCCACCACCCGCGAGACGTCCTTGTAGGCCTCGGGCATCTCCTCCATCAGCGATGTTCTCCCCGACGCCCGGGCGAAGACCCCCCTGTCCTCCAGTTCCCGGGTAATTGACCTGCCCTTGGCTTGCCTGATGGCGGCCTTCCGGGACAGAACCCTCCCGGCGCCGTGGCAGGTGCTCCCGAAGGTCTCGGCCATGCCCGTTTCCGTTCCTCTGAGAAGGTAGGAGGCCGTGCCCATGTCACCGGGAATAATGACGGGCTGTCCAAACGGCCTGTAATCGGCGGGCAGGTCCGGGTGCCCCGGCGGGAAGGCGCGTGTGGCGCCCTTCCGGTGGACGGCCAGAATACGCTCTTTTCCACCCACCCGGTGGGACTCCAGTTTGACGATGTTGTGGGCCACGTCGTAAACCAGCCGGAACCCCAGGTCCCCGGGCCCCATGGAGAAGAAATCCATCATTATCTCCCGGACACGGTTCATGAGGCACTGGCGGTTTGCCCACGCGTAGTTGGCGGCGCACTTCATGGCCCCCCAGTAGCTCCGGCCCTCCGGGGAACGGAACGGTGCGCAGACGAGCTGCCGGTCGGGAAGCTCGATGCCATATTTCCCCGCCGCCCTGTTCATCCTCTCCAGGTGGTCCGTACAGACCTGGTGGCCGAATCCCCGGGACCCGGAGTGGACCATGACGGTTATCTGGTCCTTGTGTATCCCGAAGGCGGAGGCCGCCTCGGGGTCAAATATCCTGTCTACGTACTGGACCTCGACGAAGTGGTTTCCGGATCCCAGGGTTCCCTGCTGGGAGGACCCCCTCTGCAGGGAACGGTCGCTGACCTGCGCCGGGTCAGCGCCTTCAAGGCAGCCGCCCTCCTCGGTGTGGGTCAGATCGTCAGGATCTCCCAGGCCCTTTTCCACCGCCCAGCGTGAACCTTTGACGAGGACTTTCTCCTGCTCGGGCCTGCTCAACCGGATTGGGCCCCTGGAGCCGACGCCCGAGGGTACTCCGGCGAAGAGAGAATCGGCCAGACGCTCAAGGGTGTTCCTTTTTTCCAATCCCTTACGGTCGAGTCCGGTGACTGCCAACCTCACCCCGCAGTTGATGTCGTATCCCGTGCCGCCGGGGGATATGATTCCGTCGTTCTGAATGTCGGTGGCCACGACCCCTCCGATGGGAAGACCATAACCGAAGTGAATATCAGGCATTGCCATGGATGCCACGACGATACCGGGCAGTGTGGCTCCGTTGGCCACCTGGAGGGCGCTTTTGTCCTGCCGGATGTCCTCCATGAGGGTTTCGTCCGCGTAGATGATCCCGTG containing:
- a CDS encoding RtcB family protein codes for the protein MRVHGIIYADETLMEDIRQDKSALQVANGATLPGIVVASMAMPDIHFGYGLPIGGVVATDIQNDGIISPGGTGYDINCGVRLAVTGLDRKGLEKRNTLERLADSLFAGVPSGVGSRGPIRLSRPEQEKVLVKGSRWAVEKGLGDPDDLTHTEEGGCLEGADPAQVSDRSLQRGSSQQGTLGSGNHFVEVQYVDRIFDPEAASAFGIHKDQITVMVHSGSRGFGHQVCTDHLERMNRAAGKYGIELPDRQLVCAPFRSPEGRSYWGAMKCAANYAWANRQCLMNRVREIMMDFFSMGPGDLGFRLVYDVAHNIVKLESHRVGGKERILAVHRKGATRAFPPGHPDLPADYRPFGQPVIIPGDMGTASYLLRGTETGMAETFGSTCHGAGRVLSRKAAIRQAKGRSITRELEDRGVFARASGRTSLMEEMPEAYKDVSRVVEVVHRAGIASKVARMRPLCVVKG